In the genome of Oscarella lobularis chromosome 1, ooOscLobu1.1, whole genome shotgun sequence, one region contains:
- the LOC136193021 gene encoding uncharacterized protein, which yields MIESDSLSLSLPVDGKKEFDISQQKTSALDAEVLDEANGCTCISAVAIDNAAYEEFLRSILSETVDCQWLPSDFVEKLFGTRYHSRGGHTIVWHAAGRLPFTHCVANKLVNVACDAPLVIPLCANSVVESPLSDVQKSFSLYDVLTPIRVIAGYDQNRDFPPVIVLGIHDAGFVRHSKFKRKVKEAFSKNWPQSRLSTNFVQTGHVKAILETDEKITELLGWGSQSTPKVIQQATLELEKKVLRFCCNGVRFVRGSDLVEKPDAIEGGSIAYLARRHFVTAPQCSMTHGMPSTEDPKGLCLIDGKFIEEVLMEIEDYSEVAKKAFEQHGLVPGDVVIDVLKSFGDDVDSFLSVFRHYGIFILPAEIKCGHDLAPAGVSPRDNFRLPISLPEPADMAYIIPHLLSRKKLPSELQSSYLRTEAFAIRHKGGLRISESLFYFLVAIFIKHYPNAPRCYYRAARLRVERGHILELKLQDDVILAYMLVQTSDESFQVTGTAKVCSNVKAILMDDAKKLNKSYLAKQLQFGAVMKTHDHQQDFVDLESQAFPSRESIYSEEGEDFVPHRSMYLWYNRYGPEGTMLEKNFAKLSEEMPAEDVVRYLIDKEKISGEQYIEVKKDDSVLQSSRLLLMLSKRKLECDSLLYDALGHLKLYSLAELMKKQERRAEATENAQVDLSEEDQHHKKTVVAQPVQDNEDPVNVSVPSTSHTENAKRIARMTGEISTEEATSRLNISRTAVPTQAPSALPFTPPAAAADLFTRSQNERGRGEPPVQSLFEAKYWHVERASDYFNERPFREGGKRLGSGSFGTVYHGVLHSENGQKYEVAIKRLKNSHSLNPAQVELNRKQFGIEIHMLTRYVHKNIIALVGFSTDGPELCLIFEYMANGALSHRLDCRNSTPPLQWQTRLTISYDIACGLDFLHTEYRLPVIHRDVKSSNVLLTSNFTAKLSDFGLAVIGAEAEESVTSTAVGTRPYMPPEAFQKIVTPKLDVYGFGVIMYELGTGLPPYSSKKKQDLKSYVDDIEGQGIDLTKMLDPKAKWPKGKGLGKGGSCGLTLLEVAKKCTLKDYTKRASIRDVLQQLADISK from the exons ATGATTGAAAGCGATTCCTTGTCCTTGTCACTTCCAGTTGACGGAAAAAAGGAATTTGACATAAGTCAGCAAAAAACGTCAG CTTTAGATGCTGAAGTATTAGATGAAGCCAATGGATGCACGTGCATTAGTGCCGTTGCAATTGATAACGCTGCATATGAAGAATTTCTGAGATCAATCCTGAGTGAAACAGTTGATTGTCAATGGCTTCCAAGCGACTTCGTTGAAAAACTATTTGGCACCAGGTATCACAGCCGTGGTGGTCATACAATAGTATGGCATGCTGCAGGAAGATTGCCATTTACGCACTGTGTTGCCAACAAACTTGTGAACGTTGCATGTGATGCGCCATTGGTGATCCCTCTCTGCGCAAACTCTGTTGTAGAATCTCCCCTTTCTGACGTGCAGAAGAGCTTCAGTTTGTATGACGTATTGACGCCTATCCGAGTGATTGCTGGCTATGATCAAAACCGAGATTTTCCGCCAGTGATTGTACTCGGCATACACGACGCTGGTTTTGTTAGGCATTCTAAATTTAAAAGGAAAGTAAAAGAAGCCTTTTCAAAAAACTGGCCGCAATCACGTCTGTCAACCAATTTTGTTCAAACCGGTCACGTAAAAGCAATTTTAGAAACAGATGAAAAAATTACAGAACTTTTAGGCTGGGGAAGTCAGTCTACTCCAAAAGTCATTCAGCAAGCAACGCTAGAACTTGAAAAAAAGGTGTTACGTTTTTGCTGTAATGGCGTTCGTTTTGTGAGAGGTTCAGACCTTGTTGAAAAGCCAGACGCTATAGAAGGAGGATCTATTGCTTACCTAGCGAGAAGACATTTTGTAACAGCACCTCAGTGTAGTATGACGCATGGTATGCCTTCAACGGAGGATCCTAAGGGTTTATGTCTAATAGACGGAAAATTTATTGAGGAGGTATTAATGGAAATAGAAGACTACTCTGAAGTAGCTAAGAAAGCGTTTGAGCAGCACGGACTTGTTCCCGGTGACGTTGTTATAGACGTACTCAAGAGCTTTGGTGATGATGTAGACTCTTTTCTATCTGTATTTCGTCACTAcggaatttttattttacccGCAGAGATTAAGTGTGGACACGATTTGGCTCCCGCCGGTGTAAGCCCGAGAGACAATTTTCGTCTCCCAATTTCTCTTCCAGAACCGGCCGATATGGCATATATAATTCCTCATTTAttgtcaagaaaaaaactgcCGTCGGAACTGCAGTCGTCGTATTTGCGAACAGAAGCGTTTGCTATTCGTCATAAAGGCGGCCTTCGCATATCAGAGAGCCTTTTCTACTTCCTTGTCGCAATTTTCATAAAACATTATCCAAATGCACCGCGATGCTATTACCGTGCAGCGAGACTGAGAGTGGAGAGAGGCCACATTTTGGAGTTGAAGTTacaagatgacgtcatacttgCTTATATGTTAGTTCAGACATCTGATGAATCTTTTCAAGTGACAGGCACTGCTAAAGTGTGTTCTAACGTCAAAGCAATTCTAATGGACgatgcaaaaaaattaaataaaagttATTTAGCAAAACAACTGCAGTTCGGAGCTGTAATGAAGACTCATGATCACCAACAAGACTTTGTTGATCTCGAAAGTCAAGCTTTTCCCAGTAGGGAGTCTATTTATTctgaagaaggagaagacttCGTGCCTCATAGATCAATGTATCTTTGGTATAATAGATACGGTCCTGAGGGAACGATGTTGGAAAAGAACTTTGCTAAGCTATCAGAAGAAATGCCAGCGGAGGATGTTGTGCGCTACCTaattgacaaagaaaaaatatcgGGTGAACAATACATAGAAGTCAAAAAGGACGACAGTGTTTTACAATCCTCAAGATTGCTACTTATGTTGAGTAAAAGAAAACTGGAGTGTGACAGTTTGCTATACGACGCACTTGGTCATTTGAAACTCTATTCATTGGcagaattaatgaaaaagCAGGAACGTAGAGCGGAGGCAACTGAAAACGCTCAAGTAGATTTAAGTGAAGAAGATCAGCATCATAAAAAGACAGTCGTTGCCCAACCAGTACAAGATAATGAGGATCCTGTGAACGTCAGCGTTCCTTCGACTTCTCATACAGAAAACGCAAAGAGAATCGCAAGGATGACAGGAGAAATATCAACTGAAGAGGCTACTAGCCGTCTCAATATTAGTCGTACTGCAGTGCCGACTCAGGCGCCTTCCGCGCTCCCCTTTAcaccaccagcagcagccgcTGATCTGTTTACACGGTCACAGAACGAACGCGGAAGAGGAGAACCTCCAGTGCAATCCCTGTTTGAAGCTAAATATTGGCACGTCGAGAGAGCGTCCGATTACTTTAATGAGCGACCTTTTAGAGAAGGGGGGAAACGGCTAGGGTCTGGCTCATTTGGAACTGTTTATCACGGCGTTCTTCATTCCGAAAACGGTCAGAAATACGAGGTAGCCATCAAGCGATTGAAAAACTCTCACAGTCTCAATCCGGCTCAAGTGGAACTAAATCGAAAGCAGTTTGGAATTGAGATACATATGCTGACTCGTTACGTGCACAAAAATATCATTGCCTTGGTGGGATTCTCGACTGATGGGCCCGAATTGTGTCTTATATTCGAGTACATGGCAAACGGAGCTCTATCGCACCGTCTCGACTGCAGAAACAGTACGCCGCCATTGCAATGGCAAACGCGTCTCACCATCTCTTATGATATAGCCTGTGGTCTGGATTTTCTTCATACGGAATATCGGCTTCCGGTTATTCATAGAGACGTGAAATCAAGCAACgttcttctgacgtcaaattttacTGCTAAGCTCTCCGATTTTGGATTGGCCGTGATTGGTGCGGAGGCTGAAGAGAGTGTTACAAGTACGGCTGTCGGTACGCGTCCCTACATGCCTCCTGAGGCGTTTCAAAAAATTGTGACGCCAAAACTAGACGTGTACGGTTTTGGCGTAATTATGTATGAATTGGGAACAGGTTTACCGCCCTACTCAAGCAAGAAGAAACAGGACTTGAAAAGTTACGTTGATGACATTGAAGGTCAAGGAATAGATCTAACGAAAATGTTGGATCCAAAAGCGAAATGGCCTAAGGGCAAAGGACTCGGAAAAGGGGGGAGTTGTGGACTGACTCTCCTAGAAGTCGCAAAGAAATGTACTCTAAAAGACTACACTAAAAGAGCATCTATACGAGACGTTCTGCAACAACTAGCTGACATCTCCAAATAA
- the LOC136193178 gene encoding nucleoside diphosphate kinase B-like, which produces MSGERTFLMLKPDAVQRGLIGEIIKRFEQKGFKLVAMKMTKETEDHLKQHYIDLAGKGFYAGLVKYMSSHPVVAMVWQGKGVVKTARKMMGETNPADSNPGTIRGDFCVEVGRNIIHGSDSVESANTEIKLWFKESEICDWTPSSEPYVYE; this is translated from the exons ATGTCGGGAGAACGCACGTTTCTTATGCTCAAGCCAGATGCCGTCCAAAGGGGACTAATCGGCGAGATCATCAAACGGTTTGAGCAAAAGGGATTTAAACTCGTGGCAATGAAGATGACTAAA GAAACGGAAGATCACCTCAAACAGCATTACATCGACCTAGCAGGCAAGGGATTCTACGCCGGCCTCGTGAAATACATGTCTTCGCATCCAGTCGTAGCAATG GTCTGGCAAGGCAAAGGAGTCGTGAAAACAGCTCGCAAAATGATGGGGGAGACCAATCCA gcTGACTCTAACCCTGGAACAATTAGAGGCGATTTCTGCGTGGAAGTTGGCAG AAACATCATACACGGAAGTGATTCTGTTGAAAGTGCCAACACAGAAATTAAACTTTGGTTCAAAGAAAGCGAGATCTGCGACTGGACTCCATCTAGCGAACCATACGTCTACGAATGA
- the LOC136193154 gene encoding F-box only protein 8-like yields MGQVYGSRRRKSSDPVELSPFPDISSSLPPELAIHIMSNLNATELCMAAGVNDSWQGLASDNRLWRDLCMSTWGCVSAYRRRAYERFGSFKELYLILDEGTVMFNVNPKEGISYLISLGVIDDTSEAIAAFLHSTRTLKRRKLDSYLTTRCDVLEKMVLLDNYANQFLPDALRSFFCHIPPPKERGKYLEFMLEKFSKQFCICNPGCPLREETVYILCYSLILLSVDLTSPHVKNKMSKREFIRNLRRATPQKDDDYFGHLYDNIYLAGHVAPPD; encoded by the exons ATGGGCCAGGTCTACGGAAGCCGAAGACGAAAGAGCTCGGATCCGGTCGAATTGTCGCCCTTTCCGGACATCAGCAGCAGTCTGCCGCCCGAACTCGCCATTCACATCATGTCCAATTTAAATGCGACCGAATTGTGCATGGCGGCGGGCGTAAACGACAGTTGGCAGGGACTTGCAAGCGACAATCGCTTGTGGAGAGA TCTTTGTATGAGCACGTGGGGTTGCGTGTCGGCCTATCGTCGGAGAGCATAT GAAAGATTTGGCTCCTTCAAGGAGTTGTATCTAATTCTTGATGAAGGCACGGTCATGTTCAACGTCAATCCCAAAGAG GGTATCTCCTACTTGATTAGCTTGGGTGTGATCGATGATACGTCAGAGGCAATTGCAGCCTTTCTGCATTCAACGCGCACGctaaaacgacgaaaactcGACAGCTACCTCACCACCAg ATGTGATGTATTGGAGAAAATGGTCTTACTTGATAACTATGCTAATCAATTTCTACCAGATGCCCTCAG aTCCTTTTTCTGTCATATTCCGCCGCCAAAGGAACGGGGCAAGTATCTCGAATTCATGTTGGAGAAGTTTTCTAAGCAATTCTGCATATGCAATCCCGGATGTCCTCTCCGCGAGGAAACCGTGTACATACTCTGCTATTCCCTTATTCTTCTCAGCGTCGACCTCACCAGTCCGCACGTGAAAAACAAGATGTCAAAACGCGAATTTATACGAAATTTGAGACGTGCGACGCCCCAAAAGGACGACGACTATTTTGGACATTTATACGATAATATTTACCTAGCGGGTCACGTGGCTCCACCTGATTAA